In a single window of the Ignavibacteriales bacterium genome:
- a CDS encoding DJ-1/PfpI family protein yields MKHVSILIPIGHTSLVNIEGTHQILSEVNGLFTQMGKPPLFTVQLVGLTKETTQTNGLFTVNPDALIEDVTKTDLIIIPAIHGDRQKALELNKKFIPWIINHYKSGTEVASFCIGSFFLAATGLLKGKQCTTHWRFTNEFRNMFPDVNLLDDKIMTEENGIYTSGGAYSYLNLLLYLIEKHAGRDIAILISKAFMIDIDRKSQSPFIIFAGQKDHEDELVKKAQEFIESNFQNKITVDQLHQCLL; encoded by the coding sequence ATGAAACATGTTTCAATTCTAATTCCCATTGGACATACAAGCTTAGTAAATATTGAAGGAACCCACCAGATACTTTCAGAAGTAAACGGGTTGTTTACACAAATGGGAAAACCTCCACTGTTTACTGTGCAGTTGGTAGGACTAACAAAAGAAACCACACAAACAAACGGATTATTTACTGTAAATCCTGATGCATTAATCGAAGATGTAACCAAGACTGACTTGATAATTATTCCTGCGATACATGGTGATAGACAAAAAGCACTTGAGCTAAACAAAAAATTTATTCCCTGGATAATAAATCATTATAAAAGTGGTACTGAGGTTGCAAGTTTTTGTATTGGTTCTTTTTTCCTCGCGGCTACTGGTTTGTTAAAAGGTAAGCAATGTACAACACATTGGAGATTTACAAATGAATTCAGGAATATGTTTCCTGATGTTAATCTGCTAGATGATAAAATAATGACTGAAGAGAATGGAATTTATACTAGCGGCGGTGCATATTCTTATTTGAACCTGCTATTGTACCTGATAGAAAAACATGCCGGCAGGGATATAGCAATTTTAATTTCAAAAGCTTTTATGATAGATATTGATAGGAAAAGCCAATCACCTTTTATTATTTTCGCAGGACAGAAAGATCATGAAGATGAGCTGGTAAAAAAAGCACAAGAATTTATTGAAAGCAATTTCCAAAATAAAATTACTGTTGATCAGCTGCATCAATGCTTGCTTTGA
- a CDS encoding helix-turn-helix domain-containing protein has protein sequence MLALSRRNLERRFKKATSNTLIEYLQRVKIEAAKYSLESSRENVNEVMYKVGYSDTKAFRTTFKKITGLSPVQYRKKYNHEALYTSE, from the coding sequence ATGCTTGCTTTGAGCAGGAGAAATCTTGAGCGCAGGTTTAAGAAAGCGACCTCAAATACTCTGATTGAATACTTGCAACGTGTAAAAATAGAAGCTGCAAAGTACAGCCTGGAATCATCGCGTGAAAATGTGAATGAAGTGATGTATAAAGTAGGTTATTCAGACACAAAAGCATTCCGGACCACATTTAAAAAAATTACTGGATTATCACCGGTTCAATACCGTAAAAAATATAACCACGAAGCTTTATACACAAGTGAATAA